In Oryza sativa Japonica Group chromosome 1, ASM3414082v1, the genomic stretch GGCAGCCCCGGCAGGTCCTggatcgtcgccgccgccgctgcctgcaACTGACTCTACACCATGCTCAATGCCATCCAACATGTACACAggagaccgatcgatcgatcgagcagggaggaagctctagctagctacctGCTCATACTGCGCGCGGTGGCCGCAGGAGGGGCAGGTCTTGATGAGGTTGACGTGCTGGGagacctgctgctgctgctgctgcttcttggccgcggccacggcggcggcggtggccaggtTGTTCTCCACGGCGCGCACGTCGTTGAAGCTGTTGCACCATGTCATGGCTGTATAATCCAACAAGACGAGAGATCGTGCAGAGAGAGCGAGCCAGaaagcctctctctctctctctccctgtcCCTCCCTCCGGCCTACGCTTTGCTCGTCGCCCCCATATGCGGCAAACGTTAAGGCGAGACCCCGcgcgcgggaggagggagagagaaaggaggagaggagggaacaAAGCGGCCTGATCGACGAGAGGGAGAacaaagagaaaagagaggggAGCTATAGGAAGCTTGTCCCTGTTAAAAGCTACTCCTACTAGCTGCTAATCGCCTAATCCTCCCTGCCTGCCTTCCCGGCCCAGCTGCTGCGCGCGGCTACTGATTTTCTATCTCCATCTGGTACAGACCAAGGAGGAGAATGAAGGTGGATTCTAAACACTAATCagagtttgatttgttatttttgttacaacttatagaagttgaatttgaacttgcatatttgtggggtgatatattacatatgaatctatcttgtcaaatttttttgaatttttttcatacaCATTTAGTTGACATACAACAAATGGGTGTATCTACCTAGGTGATTAAAAGTGTTTCCGGAGGAGAATACATCAATTCTCACACCAACTTTTCGGTTGGCGCTTCCCAGGAAGATCGCCACGagctgatctctctctctctctctctctctctctctctctctctctctctctctctctctggcgaGGCAGGCAGAGGCAGAACCGGCAGTGCATCAGCTGTGTAGTGCAGGCAACAACTACAGAAAGAACACTCCACAAAAGGAGCAAGAGACTAGGATTAGAGAGAGATCGAGCTAGCTATAGGGGACGTACGTGCAACAGCTAGCTAGGAGATCAAAATGAAAGGCTAAAGCGATCGATTAACAGGCTGAACAATGAGCGTTTGACAGCTATGGGCATGGACGGATATGTGTCATGTGTGTCGTCGTCGCGAGGTGTGCGGCAACACGCGCGGATGATAAACTGACaataaatcaatcaatcaaactccatagctaattaagctaggcGAACAGCGAGAGCGAATCATAGAACGCAGGGGATCGATCCGGGCGAATGATGCGGTGTTGCTTGGCCCTCAAGTCTGGGCTTGCTAATGCAAACCGTATACGTGAGCCGCAAACCAGGCGCCGGATTCTCTGCGCGCGAGTTGCTGCGTGTACATCTCCCGATCGAGATATGGACGTCCGGCCACCACACGTACACACCACACCAATTTGACGGTTAACATTTACACGTCAGAAATGACACCGGCCGGTGTTAATATAGCTTAGCTGCTGCTATAGCGCTGGTCGTACGTACTACTACTATAGTATAGTCCATGGCCAAAGGCTTGCGTTGCAAGAAAGCACCTACACTTGCGATTAACCGGAAGACCCGTACACCAAACGCATATGAAATGCATGACGAAGCGATTGGTCGAGGAGAAGGTTGCGCGAAATGCGTGTACTTTGGCTGGGGTTTAAATTAAAGGCGGCAGGATGACCTACATTCTCCTCCGCGCGCGCGAGACCCCGGCTGGTACGGTGCGCGCAGGGTGTGCGTGCGTGCATGTACGTGCAGGTAGCCGCTGCGAAATACGTATACGCACACATATACTAACCACTGTTCATCGTTTCAACACGGTTAGCTAGCTCTATAGCTATCCAATCAGTTGGTAAACAAACTATACACGTACACTTTGATTAATATTATTCCATTCGATCTGTGATTTATGGTGTGTATGACGTTCGATCGATATAACTCTATCAAACTGGGGGATTGCGAATACCCTAAGCTATTTCGCAATAGAATAcagatgagagaggagagggttgGGGGAAAAGGCAAAGGAGGGACAGAGAGGAGGTAGCTAGATGCATGAGAGAGAGGGAATTAGACCGGCTGGCCAAAAGCGTACGtgtggaggagggggaggaggaggaggagggtggagTGGAGATGGGGCAACCTGATTCGATCGCGAGGACGTCccaccacaccacaccacaccacaccgCCCCACCTGCAACACGCACAACACCCTACTACTTGGCAGCACGATTGATCGCCTGTCAGTCAGTCGTCTCTCGCGGATGGATCGAGTCGCGGGGGGTGGCGGCTGGGCTGGCTGCGgtgtgcgcgcgcgtgcgtgaCCGCGTGAGATGGGGATGGatttgggagagagagggacttTTAGATATGAGGTCACCGTAGAGTGTCTTGGAAGAGAGAAATGATGATAGTAGTGTATAGAGCCCAGCCCCCAGCGACAAAAGGACTCCTGAACGACCGAGCCGGGGGGGCGCGCGCGTACGTCGTCGATCCACCGGTCGAGACGAGGCGCGTCCGCGCGTGTATTGATCCGTCCCGTACGTTGATCGATCTGGGCGTTTGGGGGCCATGTGCAGATGCGTCGTGGCGTGCGTGAACATGCGCACCTGCGGGATTTGGACCGGTCGATCTAAGTTTGAGGGCGTGGATTTGGGACCATTGATCTTCGGCGTATCGGTCCGGCCGGTCGCGATGAGCTAAGCGATACGTCATGCCCCTGGATCAGATTGACAGGAATCAGAGATTAGTTAATTaagtataatactccctccatactcgtaaagacAGTGACACGGTTtccaaaatacaactttgacttcttatttctataaaaatatttattgaaaagtgatatatgtatacttttatgaaagtatttttcaagacaaatctatatatataatttttacatttttaaactcaacaacttaagagttattcataatttatattttcaaggtttgacttaaacattgttctaaaagacttcctttatgagtatggagggagtataagtagTACTAggcactactccctccgtttccaaTTAATCATCGTATTATAGGAGCGCACCaagatcaaaaaaaaaaagaaaaatccataACTCTCATATACTTATATTTACTTTGGtaacaaactcgatgcatgtGGACAATTCTCACTATTTTCTAACTAATAACAAACCAAGACATCACTTTGGTTGTAAAATATTATGTGCAGGGATACATGCACCAATATTCATTTACTCCCATACACagataacgaatagacttatgTAATGATAATAATATGATGATCACTTGGGAATAACCCCAAAAAAGTTAGATGATGATCAATtgggaatagagggagtatattataagacgttttggcaTTTCCATCGCTCGTTTAGATCCACTAACATCTATACgaatttggacacatatatgaagCACATATATGGATCCATGCATAACTATATTCAAAATCCAAAcatcttataatgtgaaacaaATGAAGTAGGTGAGAATTAACAAGGGTATTTAAGGTATAGCATTATACTCCCAAACATTGCCACACCTCCTTACAAAACCTAGCCAAAGGTGTGGTCATAAATTGATGGCCACACCTCTTAGACAAGGTTTGGCTAAAAGATGGGTGTAAGACATGTGGGCCTTTGAATTGAAAAACTATGGTATGCCATAACTTTGATAGTGAAACAAATATACTCCATATGTACCATATATGGCAATTTTGTACTGGATGAGACATCCTaaaactacgaatctggacaggggcatgtccagattcgtagttataagatgtgtcacatccagcaCGCCCCTATCCAAATTCATAGTTATAGAATGCGTCATATCTGAcactagattgctatattaaTTATGGGACGGAAGTGGTATATCCTAGAAAGGGTGGTGAAGTTTGGCAAAATAAGGGAGTGACCCAAACAACCACAAGCATAACTTCAGGCTGATTACAACGTGTTAGTCGCCAACCCTTGAGGATATTATATGGACTATAATTACTGGTATTTTAAGattgaaattcaaatattatgTTAAATGTATGATCACTCAGATTTAAATGTCTTTTAAAGGATGTTTCTACtttaaaagtttctatatatataccttgtgtatataaacttaattaagaaaaaaataaaaccgtGTGAGCGGAAAAAAATAGAAGTAGGGTGTTTGCGAGGGGTCATTAGACTTCTCTCTCAAAGTGTCTAATTAGTAaagaatagatagatagatagatagatagatagatagatagatgtagATGAGTACATGGTTAGGCTACCTTTTAGCATAGTCGACATGTGTCAAATTAGTACACCAGATGGGGCAATAGATGGGAGAatgtatattttattttgaaagtTTAATGTTGTATGGTTTGATCAATAATTAGCCAGATTCGTGCATTTAGTGTATTAAAAAGTACCTTGAATTGCTTTAGTTTCAGAAAAAGTACCTTGAATATGTTTTActtaatggtcaaagtttaaACTTTAAtactttttagaaaataatatacagCCTAcgaaaaaataatttaacacCCTTTCCTcaacccccccaaaaaaaaccaaaaaaaagaacagttgAGGTATATTATTCGTTTTCTTCAACGAGATTTGCAACCTATTTCTACACaccaataatattatttttcacATGTATTTTCTCCATGCATATTtggttgaagaaaaaaaagtttaatctGAGTATATAATCTCATTGTGCTTCTCAGGAGGGCATATAAAAAGCACAAAGTGTGCACGTATCTGCTTCTCCCTCGAAGAGTTAAAAATAACTGGTCCATATGTATCTTGACATGCAAGCGTCTCCCTATTGTTCGACTGTGACAATCTTTGCGTTAGACTACAACAAATATACGCGTCGTCGATTAGTTGGAGAGGTATATGCGTCGTTGGTAAGTAGTGTAATCTAATCAGGTACTCCACTGCTACTAATACTATTTAATTTAACTTGTAGGGCAAGTCTCACCATCTATAGCTAGCTCCGTCATGTTGAAAAACGGAGGCAGTACTTCGATCCGAGAGAATCGGAATTATGTTGGAGTTTGACATTTTACCACACTTTTTCAACAGATGGGTATGAAAATGCACAAAGACTTCAAGGATGCAATCACTTCTCCAACTTGCTCTCTGACTCTACCATGCGCCTTAAATTTTCGCAGAAAGCTAGAAAAAGgcacgtttttttttctcatttctcTTGATATTTCAGAGTACTTTTCTCAACATCAAGGAATGAATGAACGATCGGTATGAAATGAACATTGGCAGTCAAAGATATTACTAGTAATTTCTCAGTGACAGTCTCTCATATTTTATTCGAGAGAATTttaacccccaaaaaaaatctagaGAGCAGTTAATTACTACGAATACAGGGATTGCTTTTGTAGGACTTTCATGTGATTTGGTACATGATGGACAACGACATATATCGACCATTGGCGATTAGATGTTGCTTCGTGTGACACTGACACTGGACTTGCTTCTGATGCATTCCATATATCGCACGATAGAGTACATGTACCTAACTGAACCTGATGTATCCATGTGAGTGATACCACCTCTAGCTAAGCTACCACGAAGAACTGAACTCGCCTAGTGAAGCCAAGAGACAAGACAAATGTTACTTACACTGAAGCTTTTTCAGAGGATAAAAACAGTTAATTAAGGGGCGTCACACGCACACCAAGGCAATTCGGTATGCAGATATACAAAGCTCTGACCTTTACTAGATCATTGGCTACAACTAAAGCTCCGGGCATGATCATGCCATGATATGTGCAAATTTAAAGGGATGGAAAGAAGGAATCACATGATTAAAGCCGTATGCTGTCGCCTCTGATGATCGGCAGCTTTTAATTTACAATGTTCCCCAGACTCCTGGTAGCAGTAGCACACTGTCGCCTCATGTCTTGAGAATTGCAGATGCAGCTTGGTTATCACTCAGAGATCAGCTAGGAGGACCACTGCATACATGCAGGAGGATTTGTCTCAAGGAAAGTGTTTTACTTGGAGGAGCCTAAACTGTTTTGTTCCAATGGTCTTTATGTGGTCGCCTAGGTGAggcaagcatgcatgcaggtTTGTCTCTACTCTCAAATGCTGTTGTTCTgttctcaaaaaagaaaaaagaagtgcTGTTGTTCTGAAGATTGTCGAGGATGATCGATGTTCTCTTTGCAGGCTTTGCAGCCTTATATTGGGCTGGGCTTTGCATCTATGAGTTTGGATCAGCCCATTTTTGCCTCTGACATATGCATGGCTCGGTGGATCCACATCTATGAGCAAGGCATTGTAGTTCTTCATACCAGATGAAAAGAATCAAACCAAATGCATAATCCAGTTAAGCACGGCTAGGAGGGAACATCTATTTACGTGTATATATAACTGCCACAGAACAATTTTAGACCCAAAAAACTGTTCTTTCCGTTACCAATGTGCGTCTACAACTGTTGGAGCTCAAAAAAGAGAAACTGGAACACCAAACATTCTCGCATTTCTTGCCAGCAGAACTCCCAGTTCATTTAATTTTTGCATCTTTCTTGCAAGAAGGCATCCATAAACGGACAACAAACAGAAACAGAGTAACAGACCATTACCTTCCTTCCCTTCAAATCCCTTCCTTTTCCATTGATAAAATCCCTAGTTGCGTCTCCTCTAACAAAAGATCACCAACGCTAAATAGAACGAACTGGACGAAGAGGACAGCTACTATGTCTGCTCCACACCACCGTCACCACAACATGGAATTGCTGGCAGGATCAGAGGAATCCTCTTTTGTTGAATATATTTGATCGTACCAGCAACATGAGCCCATGCAGAAAACAATCGCCCAGACATAAGAACATCAAATTTCTTCCTTCAGACACTGTCCCTGTCTTCCAATTCCTGGCTCCAACCTTGGCAACGGCAGCACAAGGCCCCTGCAGTGACAATGTTACATTCATCAAATGGTAACATGATGGTTCTTTGTGCGTTGCCCTGCTTTGTTCTCAGTTTCACAGATAGCTTCAGGGATAAGGAAGGGAATGCGCGCTATAGGTTTGTCGCATTCAAGGGATTGTGGGGTCATCGACAATCAAGCACCTCTTGATCCACACGTTGTAGTTGAATGAATACAATTTCTAGACTTTGTCCATTGAACTGTTTCAGCAATGACTTTTGTTTCTATAGCGCTGTTAGACCAAAATGTGGTGTCTTGCTTCAATCCAATACCGTAAGAGTAAGCAAAGAAAGTTCTCATAATATTGCTGACTATTATAGTGGTTATTGGCAGAATGCAGTTTGTCAGCTTCCCAGCCACCCACCATGACATTGGCTTTCCACTCTCCACAACAGTCTGGTAATCAAAGATCTTGCTCGCTCAAATTCATGTTGATTGATCAAACAGGTGTAATCCCCTCAACATAGACAGAAAAACATACAGTAGCATGTATCTCAATACTTGATATTTtggctgttgactttttctcatggTTATACTCCTAGCCAATAGAATGAAGATCCATAATTCCATATTTTGCGATGCTGTTTAGCCTGTTCCATTAAGTGAATTCATAGATTAAGCATGTTAGACATGTCATAAGCAGAGGATTCACTATGACAATTAAGCAGCATAAACTCTAAAGAAAGCTATCAGAACAAAAGTACAGTGAATTTCTTTTGGAAAACAAGGTTATTATATGCAAGTGGAAAGTAATAAACATATTTGATTTAATCTTTATGGAGGGAACCGATGGAAAACATCACTAGAAACTGTGCATTTCCAGGGAGGTTCACATTGTAGAGATTTTCTTTTGCCGTGCAATAAACCTGAACAATTGATATGCTACTCAGCAGTCCATaagaaaatgaaagaaaaatgaataGAATAAAATCGACATATGAAAATATGAAACAGTGCAATAACCTAGCTAACATTTCACTTTCCCAATAAATCTACCTAACATTGGTTGTACAATATGTCAATAATTACATTTGACTTAACTGCCTAGCTTGCTATGCAATAGTTTGAGCTACAGGTTTTGATCATTTATCACCAAACTCCACATATATGAACAATTAAAGTTAATGCTTAGTATATTTacgtatgtactccctccggtttcattttaattgacgctttggacaatgacacgctctacaagatatacctttgaccttatttttctattataatatatacaataaataaatgcatgtttacttttattatagtgttttgaaagacaaatctatatatgtttttctagtttctttaaactaaatatttttaaagttattgatggtcaaagttataaaaatttaacCTCAACCATGTCCAAAAcatcaattaatatagaaccggagggagtaatgaaCAAGATGTATGGGACTATGGAAAACAACATCGCACCATACCTGAACACTGCCAACTGCTCGtaacttcaaaaaaaaacagatatcaTTACATAACCTGGAAAAGTGAACACCAAAATGTAAGATCTATCGACAACAAATCTCCCACTTGTGTAACAGCATAGAAAGAGTAAGAAGTATATGACCTCTGAGCACAATGTTTGCTTGGCAACAGCTCGCGCATACGATGTATCAGTGGAGTGTAGTCTGTACCTTTATTTCAATTTGAAACGGTTAACTGGCTCCACATTTCCTCAGCTTCTTGTCTTACCTTTTTCTTACTCCAATATGCACGTACAATCGTATCCCATGTTTCCCTCTCAGGGATGCATCTCTCTGATAACATGTCACGCACAACATGAGCAGCTTTCTCTAAATTGTTCTTTTTCGATAAGCACTCGACAAGGAGATGGAAAGTTGTTGGCTTGGTAGAAATTCCACGGGTACGCATGCTCTGGTACACCTGAAAAGCCCTTACAACTTCACCCTTAGAACACAGTGCTGTCACCACTGCATCATTTATCCTGCCATGCAGGCTCCAAGTCAAGCGGTTTGGTCGGATGCCAGCAAAATTCATCTCATCGAGGTAATTTGAAGCCTCCAAAGCCCTTCCTGCATCACATAGCCCAACAATTAGCTTACCGAACAACCCAGCATCAGGCTTCCTCCCCTGGAGACGCATCCGGTCTAAAATCTCCATGGCCTGACCCAGACAGCCCTCCTTACAGAGCCCATCAATAACAGAACTGTATGTGATTGTATTTGGAAGCTTCCTCTCCTTAACCATCCTGTCCAGCAGCTCCACTGCTGAGGCGGCACGCCCACCCTTGCACAATCCATCGATCAGTGAACTGTATGTTACCACATTCGGCATGATCCCTCTCCTAGCCATTTCATCGAACAGTTTCAGAGCATCATCAAAGCAAGCCTCCCGCGCGAGCCAGTGGATAAGAGTGGTGTAAGTAACCACCGTTGGTGCAGTGCCATTCGCAATCATCTCCGCGAACAGGTCGCGGGCCTCCGGcagccggccgcggcggcagaGCCCATCGATCACAGTATTGTAGGAGCACGCGTCGGGTTTGGGGATGTTCCGAAAAACGCGAACGGCGTCGTCgatggggacggcggcgtcggagcAGTGGGCCTTGACGAGGACATTgtaggtggcggtggtgggggcaaagccggcggcgcgcatgtcggcgaggagggagcgggCCAGGGAGAGGTGGGAGTGagcgacgagggcggcgaggaCCGCGGTGTAGGAGCGGGCGGAGTGCGGGAGGCcgagggcggagggcgcggAGCGGAAGAGGTGGAGCGCGGCGAGGGGCTGGTGGGCGCGGGAGTAGgcgcggaggagggagaggaacgGGGGCTCGAGCTCGCCGGGCGAGGGGAAGAGCtcgcgcgagcgggagaggagggaggatgcgagcgggaggaggctggcggaggcgaggcgggaCGTGAGGAGGGAGACGGTGTCGCGCGACGGGaggacgggcgcggcggcggcggccgtggaatCGTCGGGCGGGGACGCGGACGAGGGCCTGGCGGTGGCCGCGTCGAAGAGCGCCAGGGCCCGGCGCGGGTCACGCTCCGCGCGGACCaggcggtggaggtggtcgGCGGTGAGGGTCTTGGGCCATCTGGTCGCCGAGGGGGTGGCCGGCGGCAttgggctgcggcggcggcggcgggatgggcaAAGCCTGCGTGTACGAGGCGGGACAGAGGTGTTCGGCGGAATGCTGCCCTGCCCTGGCAACACGAGGACCTCTAGCAAGTGCGCGCAGTTGCGTGACCGAACATTTGTCGGGCCGGCCAAATGTCAAAGAAAAGGATGGGCCTATTTCGGCCATAGCTGAAAATTAATT encodes the following:
- the LOC107277503 gene encoding pentatricopeptide repeat-containing protein At5g46100 translates to MPPATPSATRWPKTLTADHLHRLVRAERDPRRALALFDAATARPSSASPPDDSTAAAAAPVLPSRDTVSLLTSRLASASLLPLASSLLSRSRELFPSPGELEPPFLSLLRAYSRAHQPLAALHLFRSAPSALGLPHSARSYTAVLAALVAHSHLSLARSLLADMRAAGFAPTTATYNVLVKAHCSDAAVPIDDAVRVFRNIPKPDACSYNTVIDGLCRRGRLPEARDLFAEMIANGTAPTVVTYTTLIHWLAREACFDDALKLFDEMARRGIMPNVVTYSSLIDGLCKGGRAASAVELLDRMVKERKLPNTITYSSVIDGLCKEGCLGQAMEILDRMRLQGRKPDAGLFGKLIVGLCDAGRALEASNYLDEMNFAGIRPNRLTWSLHGRINDAVVTALCSKGEVVRAFQVYQSMRTRGISTKPTTFHLLVECLSKKNNLEKAAHVVRDMLSERCIPERETWDTIVRAYWSKKKVRQEAEEMWSQLTVSN